Proteins encoded within one genomic window of Ranitomeya variabilis isolate aRanVar5 chromosome 4, aRanVar5.hap1, whole genome shotgun sequence:
- the LOC143768967 gene encoding uncharacterized protein LOC143768967: MPNPAPCLFICTLPAQCQQLAADTALCGDTTPNIWARSLYGTSHSNSTWYLGLQRYRRLHLPVAIIYALYMVKPSPTGLPYPILPKRVVQSCRILSTHCYCQQPRYTILEIYNL; the protein is encoded by the exons ATGCCGAATCCCGCCCCGTGTCTATTTATATGTACCCTTCCTGCACAATGCCAgcaactagcggcggacaccgcgttgtgtGGCGATACAACTCCTAACATATGG GCACGCTCCCTTTATGGTACGTCCCACTCCAATTCCACATGGTACTTGGGATTGCAGCGTTATAG ACGCTTACATCTTCCTGTGGCTATAATATATGCACTATATATGGTAAAGCCTTCACCCACTGG GCTACCGTATCCTATTTTACCCAAAAGAGTTGTACAATCCTGCCGCATATTATCTACACATTGTTACTGCCAACAG CCACGCTATACCATATTGGAAATCTACAACCTATAA